One Phreatobacter oligotrophus genomic window carries:
- the lspA gene encoding signal peptidase II produces MPSRSLHQAWLLATVIAAVAAIDIATKILAIQYLGASPMSVVPGVNLSLGFNRGISFGLLAAETPLERWTLMVITLPIIAGLAVFMWRSVDMIERLSCALIIGGAVGNLLDRLDDGAVTDFIDVHARGWHFPTFNLADVAITCGVLGFLIAALRPPSSAG; encoded by the coding sequence TCCCGATCCCTTCATCAGGCTTGGCTGCTCGCCACTGTCATCGCGGCAGTCGCCGCAATCGATATCGCCACCAAGATACTGGCCATCCAGTATCTTGGTGCTTCCCCGATGTCGGTTGTTCCGGGCGTGAACCTCAGCCTGGGCTTCAATCGGGGCATCAGTTTCGGCCTGCTGGCCGCTGAAACGCCGTTGGAACGGTGGACGCTTATGGTGATAACCCTGCCGATAATCGCTGGACTAGCCGTCTTCATGTGGCGAAGCGTCGACATGATCGAACGCTTGTCCTGCGCTCTCATCATAGGTGGCGCCGTCGGCAATCTCCTCGATCGTCTCGACGATGGAGCCGTGACGGATTTCATCGACGTTCACGCACGCGGGTGGCATTTCCCCACGTTCAATCTTGCCGACGTGGCAATCACCTGCGGGGTACTCGGGTTTCTCATCGCGGCGCTCCGGCCTCCTTCCAGCGCAGGATGA